The Halobacillus ihumii genomic sequence GTTGGCAAAGTCATGTTCTTCTCGTGGCCGCCGTAATATCCTATAGCACCGGGATCATACCCGCCGTGCCCTGCGTCGAGCACCACGTTAATACCTTCTAACGAAGATGAACTCGGAGGCTCAGATGATGAACCGCTCGTGAGAAGCCAGCCTGCGATCCAGCCGCTGCCTCCCGACACCTGCACTTGAACCCAGTCATTGGACTTTTCGATGACTGTAAAAGTATCCCCGCGATAAACAAGTCCAAGACTGTCATGACCCGTTCCTGGACCAGTCCGCAAATGAGCCGCATCTACACTGACGGTAACTTGTCCTCCTCCAGAAGAATTGGAGTCCGTCTCAACCAAATAGTATCCGGCAACCCAGCCCACTTGGCCATCATAATTAATGCGGGCCCAGCCATATCGATGCTCATAAACCGTAACCAGAGCCTGATCATCCAGCGAACCAATAACAGACGACTCAAGACCTGGCCCACTTCTCACATTCAGATTAGTGGCTTCCACCCGATATGTAGTCCCTTCCTCAGCCGCAACCTTCGGGGTCAAAAAAGTGAACGCCATCATAAGACTGAGACACGCCACCATTAACTTAAAACTATTTTTCCTCACAACAATAATAAAACCCTCACTCCTCTCTCCTCATTCTCTACTAACTAAAACTATAGAACCATAGCTTTAAGTTGGATTGGTCACAGTATTGTAACAATATTCTGCAAAACGTAACATATCTCTCCATAAAATTAATTCTAATAAACTAGTTTAGGAGGAAATAAAAGGATTTATTGGAAATGTATACTGAATGAGGGGTACTTTTTCATTTGGCGTGAAGGGGTACTTTAAGCACATAAAGCGACCTGTTGACTCCTTAGGGAAAAGTCTTCGTCTTGAAGGGCCAAATCTTTGCCGCGAAGGGAAGAATCACTGGCTTGAAAGGCCGAACTCTTGCCTCGTAGGGAAGAATCACTGGCTTGAAAGGCCGAACTCTTGCCTCGAAGGGGAGAATCACCGCCCTGAAAGGCCGAACCCTGGCCTCGAAGGGGAGAATCACCGCCTTGAAAGGCCGAACTCTTGCCAGGTAGGGCAGAACCTTCGCCTTGAAAGGCCGAACTCTTGCCACGAAGGGCAGAACCTTCGCCTTGAAAGGCCGAATACTTATCACAAAGGGAAATACTCGCCGTGAACGGCTGAATCCTTTGCCAATCGCCACCAAGAAAGATTCCTCGTCTTTAAGGGGCGAACATTTGCTCCGAAAGGGAGAACCTTCACCTTGAAGGGTCGAACCCTTGTCGCAAAGGGGAGAACTACCGCCTTGAAAGGCCGAATCCTTGCCGCGAAGGGGATAATCACTGCGTTGAAGGGTCGAATCCCTAAAGTTTCGGTTAAAAAGTCTCCCTTATGGTCAAATAAATTTCCAACCCCCCATAATTGGAGGCAAAATAAGCGCCTGAGCAATATAGCTCAGACGCTTTTCCCATGCACTTAGATTGTTAGAAGTTTATATCCCTAATTTATCCGTAATTTCCTTTGCTCCATTTACAATTTTATCTGTTAAGTCCTCGAAGTTATAATCATCCGCTCTTGCAGAAGGAATAATAATAGTTAATGCTGCAAAAATGTTTGAAAACGGGTCAAATATAGGGGCACTAATCGAAGACGCTCCCTTTACTCTCTCCCCATGACTTGCAGCAAAACCATTTTTTCTTATTTTGTTTAGATCCTCGGTAATGGCTTCCTTAGTTGATATCGTATTTTCAGTTATAACCTCTAAAGAAACATCATTTAAATAATTTTCTAATTCATCCTGATTAAAGTGGGCAAGCAATACCTTTGCAGATGCACCTGCATATAATGGTGAAGTTTGACCAACAAACGTTAACGCATTTAGCTCATGTTTACTTTCAATGTTGTGGATACACTTTCTTTCCTTATTTTCAATGACACTCAAACTAACACTCTCCGTCGTTGCGGAGTAAATACGTTCCATAACGGGTTGAGCAATGGAAAGGAGACTTGAGTTCTTTTCCACTAACTCTGCAAAGAAGATAAAGTCTATTCCAAGCTGATAACGCTTATCTTGATCACTTTTTTGGAGCAGACCTTCCATGGTCAATGTAGAAAGAAGCCGTTGAAGGCTTGATTTTCCAATCCCCGTAAGTGAATGTAATTCAGTTAAGGTAAGTCTTTTATGATGTCTTGAAAAAGCTCGCAAAATCTGTACTGCTCGATGTACAGTCTGCATGGAGTAATTCTTCTCGAAGTTTTCTTTATTCATTTATATCACCTATTTAGCTTATTATCATCCATCCACTATTTTATCAAAAGCAGTGTATGAAATAACATGTTGTTTTCTTAATTCATCTAGTTCTTCCATACTGTACCCTAATTCCTCCATTAATAACTCCTCTGTGTGTTCTCCTAATAGTGGAGGTGCGTACTTACTTGAGATATTTAAGTCGGAAAATCTCATTGGATTTTTTGTCATTTTAATTTCTCCAACGATAGGATGAGTAAGCACTTCTACGCTTTCTCTGGCCTGAACCTGGGGATGATCAAACGCTTGATCAATCGTATTCACTTTACCAGCAGGGATTTTTGCCTGGGAGAGCAATTCCATCCATTCATCAGCCGTTTTCTTCTTCATCACTTGTTGAATCTTGGAAACTAACTCTTCTTCATTTTCTAAGCGCTTATCATTAGTGCAATATCTTGGGTCTGTGGCCCACTCTGGATGGTTTAATAGCTTACATAATTTAACGTACAGACCATTATTTCCAGCACATAACATAATCGGATCGTCCTTACAGCGGAAAACCTGATAAGGTACGACATTATTGTGACTATTTCCCACACGCTTAGAGATTTTCCCAGCATTTAAATAGCCGCTCGATACATTAGCTAGACTGCTGATTTGGACATCTAGTAAAGATAAATCAATATGCTGCCCCTGGTTATTGAAGTCTCTCATTCTAATAGCGGACAAAATACTAAGCGCCACATAATTAGAGGTAAGAATATCAGCTATAGGCACACCAACTTTAGTAGGTTCTCCATCAGCATCTCCTGTAACATCCATTAAACCACTGATGGCTTGAATCACTGGGTCGAAACCAGGAGCACCTTTATCGGGACCAGTTTGACCAAAGCCTGTAACCGAACACATAATTAACTGATCATTAACCGTCTTCAAATATTCATAGCCTAACCCTAGTTTTTCCATCGTCCCCGTTTTAAAGTTTTCCAGAACGACATCTGCTTTTTTTACTAAGTCTAGAAATACGTCTTTACCTTTTTCTTCTTTTAAATTTAACGTAATGGATCTTTTATTACGGTTAGATGAAAAATAATACGTACTCTCGCCGTTTACAAAAGGCCCCCACTCCCTCATACTATCTGAGCCTGTTAACGATTCAACCCTTATAACATCCGCCCCCAGATCTGCAAGAATCATGGATCCTGCTGGAGCAGCATATACCCTGGACAAATCCAGAATTCTTATATCTTCTAACGGTTGGTTCATATTCATCTCTCCTATAAGGTAAGTCGTTTACCCGAAGCTGTTCTTTCCGATTCTTCTTCTTTCCTGATACTAAACTTCTGCATAACTGCTACGACGCCTATTAAAGCCACCCCAAGCAATCCAAACAATATCCCTGGGAAGATTAATAGGAATGCTGCCACTAACATGATTGCTCTTTGTAATAGGTTAGTTTTTATAAATAACCTCCCTTTTACCACTGATGCTAGGGCAATAACCCCTATAATAGCTGTTATGGCTGCACGTAGACTATCCCATGTGGAACCTCCATCAAAAAGGAGCACGGGGTTAAACAAGAAGAAAAACGGGACAATAAAACCAGCTAATCCTATTTTCAGGGATTCTATTGATACTTTTCCGGAATCAGTGCCAGCAATACCGCCTGCTGCATAAGAAGCTAAAGCTACAGGAGGAGTAATACTGGATAAGGCGGCATAGTAGAAAGCAAACATATGAGCAGCTAATGGTGCCACATTCATGGTGATAAGAATAGGAACAGCAATGGCTGCAACAATAATATAGGCAGCCGTCACAGGAACGCCCATTCCAAGGATAATGCTTATAGCCATTGTTAATAACGCCGCTAAGAATACACTATCCCCAGCTAGATTTATAACATTATTGCCTACTACAAGGCCTAAACTAGTCAAACTTACTGTTGCTATAACCACGCCTACAATCGCACACGCGATCCCAACGTTGATAGCTCCCTTAGCCCCTTCTTCAATAGACAATAAGATTGTTCTAAAATTCATTCTCGTTGATTTTCTTAACCAACTAGCAGCTACAGTCGAAATTAATGCCCATATAGCTGCGAACAATGGAGTGACACCAGAAAATAAAGCGCCCACTAACACAAACAGCGGAATTAATAAATGGCCTCCATTTTTTAAAACCTTCATTGCATTAGGGATGTTTTCCTTGGATAAGCCTGATAGCCCCATATTTTTTGCTTCAAAATGTACGACCATAAATAGGGTTACATAATAAAGCAGTGCTGGAATTAATGCTGCCATCATAACCACTGTATATGGCACACCCAGAAACTGTGCCATAATAAACCCAGCTGCTCCCATGATAGGGGGTGCTATTAACCCTCCTGTAGATGCTACCGCTTCTACAGCGCCGGCAAATTTAGGACTATATCCGGTTTTCTTCATCATCGG encodes the following:
- a CDS encoding N-acetylmuramoyl-L-alanine amidase is translated as MRKNSFKLMVACLSLMMAFTFLTPKVAAEEGTTYRVEATNLNVRSGPGLESSVIGSLDDQALVTVYEHRYGWARINYDGQVGWVAGYYLVETDSNSSGGGQVTVSVDAAHLRTGPGTGHDSLGLVYRGDTFTVIEKSNDWVQVQVSGGSGWIAGWLLTSGSSSEPPSSSSLEGINVVLDAGHGGYDPGAIGYYGGHEKNMTLPTAQIVSEQLQQAGATVIMTRSSDRYLSLEERVAISNDYNTHAFISLHYNSSIYSSARGISTYYYSDADRGLADQIQDQLVAHTGLQNDGVRFGDFHVLRENSDTSVLVELGFLSNPIEVEKLKTASYKANVAEAITQGLMDYF
- a CDS encoding IclR family transcriptional regulator, with protein sequence MNKENFEKNYSMQTVHRAVQILRAFSRHHKRLTLTELHSLTGIGKSSLQRLLSTLTMEGLLQKSDQDKRYQLGIDFIFFAELVEKNSSLLSIAQPVMERIYSATTESVSLSVIENKERKCIHNIESKHELNALTFVGQTSPLYAGASAKVLLAHFNQDELENYLNDVSLEVITENTISTKEAITEDLNKIRKNGFAASHGERVKGASSISAPIFDPFSNIFAALTIIIPSARADDYNFEDLTDKIVNGAKEITDKLGI
- a CDS encoding CaiB/BaiF CoA transferase family protein translates to MNQPLEDIRILDLSRVYAAPAGSMILADLGADVIRVESLTGSDSMREWGPFVNGESTYYFSSNRNKRSITLNLKEEKGKDVFLDLVKKADVVLENFKTGTMEKLGLGYEYLKTVNDQLIMCSVTGFGQTGPDKGAPGFDPVIQAISGLMDVTGDADGEPTKVGVPIADILTSNYVALSILSAIRMRDFNNQGQHIDLSLLDVQISSLANVSSGYLNAGKISKRVGNSHNNVVPYQVFRCKDDPIMLCAGNNGLYVKLCKLLNHPEWATDPRYCTNDKRLENEEELVSKIQQVMKKKTADEWMELLSQAKIPAGKVNTIDQAFDHPQVQARESVEVLTHPIVGEIKMTKNPMRFSDLNISSKYAPPLLGEHTEELLMEELGYSMEELDELRKQHVISYTAFDKIVDG
- a CDS encoding TRAP transporter permease, with protein sequence MKFLPKRKKVKDSEQPSESNYTDDGVKQVNYLGVMSRVILLLCIVWTVFQLYTSSYGVMETVKFRAWHLGFLLVLTFLLYPASKKSSGNRVAPTVWDVICVILSVGSIGYFILMYDNFILERNGINTTLDYFVGGVAVLLLFEASRRVAGKGLTIIAAIFLLYNFFGAYIPGLLGHYGFTVERVINVMFWGSQGIFGIALGVSATYIFVFVLFGAFLKNSGFTDFINDLALTIAGRSAGGPAKVAIFGSGFMGMISGSAVGNVVTTGTVTIPMMKKTGYSPKFAGAVEAVASTGGLIAPPIMGAAGFIMAQFLGVPYTVVMMAALIPALLYYVTLFMVVHFEAKNMGLSGLSKENIPNAMKVLKNGGHLLIPLFVLVGALFSGVTPLFAAIWALISTVAASWLRKSTRMNFRTILLSIEEGAKGAINVGIACAIVGVVIATVSLTSLGLVVGNNVINLAGDSVFLAALLTMAISIILGMGVPVTAAYIIVAAIAVPILITMNVAPLAAHMFAFYYAALSSITPPVALASYAAGGIAGTDSGKVSIESLKIGLAGFIVPFFFLFNPVLLFDGGSTWDSLRAAITAIIGVIALASVVKGRLFIKTNLLQRAIMLVAAFLLIFPGILFGLLGVALIGVVAVMQKFSIRKEEESERTASGKRLTL